The Phycisphaeraceae bacterium genome segment ACATCCTCTACGAGGACGCCGACCTGCTCGTCCTCAACAAGCGCGCCGACCTCATCGTCCACCCCGCGCGCGGCAACAAGACCGGCACCCTCATCAACGCCGTGGCCTGGCACCTGCGGCAGACATCCGGCGGCTCCCTCTCATCTGTCGGCGAGGAGTTCGCCCGACCCGGCGTCGTCCACCGCCTCGACCGACACACCACCGGCGTCATGGTCATGGCCAAGACCGACACCGCCCACTGGCGGCTGGGCAAGCAGTTCGAGAACCGCACCACCGAGAAGCGCTACCTCGCGGTCGTCCACGGCCGCGTCGAGCCGCACGCCGATGTCATCGACCTGCCCCTGGGCAAGCACCCGACCATCCGCGAAAAGTACGCCGTGCGCTGGGACGAGACCGGCAAGCCCAGCACCACCATCTACCGCGTGCGCGAGGTGTACGATGACTTCACCCTCGTGGAGCTGGAGCTCAAGACCGGCCGCACCCACCAGATCCGCGTGCATCTCTCCCACCTGGGCTTCCCCATCGCCGGCGATGACATGTACGGCGGCCAACGACTCACCTGGGGCGATGTCGCCGGCGAAAGCCACCCCCGCGCCGCCGAGCCGCTGATGATGCGTCAGGCGCTCCACGCCGCCCTGCTCTCCTTCGTCCACCCCATCACCCACCAGCGCGTGACCTTCCAGGCGCCCCTGCCCGCCGACATGCGCGACTTCATCCACGCGCTCCGCGAACACCGCCGCCCCAGGCCGACGCGCGTGGCGGGGGCCACGATCGACCTTGACCTCGCCCTCGGCGGCCCCGCGCCGCGGCGGGAATCCGCCTGATACGCCGGACCCCGCCCCGCGACTCGCGCGGCTCCAAGTCGCCTCGCCAGCCCGACGACCGCGACACGGAAACGCCAGAATACCTTGAGGAGTCCGGGACGGGTTGTGTGGGTGAACCCAAGGCCGCTCGGAAATCGGCAACGTGTCACGAGAGCACACTGTGAGCACGCCATGAGCACACCACCCATCAGTCGGTTGCACAAGGTCGATCTGCGCGAAGCATGGAAGTCCGAATCCGGCGACTTCACGCCCTGGCTGGCCCGCCATGAGAACCTCGAACTTCTTGGCGAAGCAATCGGCATGGAACTCGAGTGCGATTCCACGGAAAGCGGCGTCGGTCCCTACAAGGCGGACATCGTCTGCAAGGACCTGGCCAACGACAGCTGGGTGCTGATCGAGAATCAGCTGGAGCGCACCGATCACACCCACCTCGGACAACTGCTGACCTACGCCGCGGGCCTGCACGCCGTGACGATCGTCTGGATCGCCGAGCGATTCACCGATGAACACCGCGCCGCGCTGGACTGGCTCAACGAGCACACCGACGACACGATCAACTTCTTCGGGCTCGAGGTGGAGCTCTGGCGGATCGACAACTCTCCGATGGCGCCGAAGTTCAACATCGTCAGCCAGCCCAACGACTGGTCGCGCGCGATTCAGCAGGCCGCCGCCGCCGCCGGGGGCGTCTCTGAACACAAGCAACTGCAACTGCGGTTCTGGACGGCGTTCCGGGAGTTCATGGAGTCGAAGAAGAGCACCGTTCGATGCCAGAAACCCCGGCCCAGACATTGGATGGTTCACGCCGTCGGACGACCGGGCATGCATCTGGCTTCCTGTGTTTCGATCTGGAACTCGATCACCGGGATCAAAGGCCCCGAGATTCGGGCTGAACTGGTCCTCAATGGCCCCGATGCCGAGCAGGAGTTCGCCGCGCTCCAGAAACA includes the following:
- a CDS encoding RluA family pseudouridine synthase; amino-acid sequence: MTTRDVGPDDDDISILGAGGKVDQEALYRLYEAQEGEDDEPIHLRLVLSRDLNKRLDKYLVDRVPFLSRTSLQRLIRENAVTVNGRTPKPSTNLRKGDEVIVVLPPPPSTEIPAENIPIDILYEDADLLVLNKRADLIVHPARGNKTGTLINAVAWHLRQTSGGSLSSVGEEFARPGVVHRLDRHTTGVMVMAKTDTAHWRLGKQFENRTTEKRYLAVVHGRVEPHADVIDLPLGKHPTIREKYAVRWDETGKPSTTIYRVREVYDDFTLVELELKTGRTHQIRVHLSHLGFPIAGDDMYGGQRLTWGDVAGESHPRAAEPLMMRQALHAALLSFVHPITHQRVTFQAPLPADMRDFIHALREHRRPRPTRVAGATIDLDLALGGPAPRRESA
- a CDS encoding DUF4268 domain-containing protein, with the translated sequence MSTPPISRLHKVDLREAWKSESGDFTPWLARHENLELLGEAIGMELECDSTESGVGPYKADIVCKDLANDSWVLIENQLERTDHTHLGQLLTYAAGLHAVTIVWIAERFTDEHRAALDWLNEHTDDTINFFGLEVELWRIDNSPMAPKFNIVSQPNDWSRAIQQAAAAAGGVSEHKQLQLRFWTAFREFMESKKSTVRCQKPRPRHWMVHAVGRPGMHLASCVSIWNSITGIKGPEIRAELVLNGPDAEQEFAALQKQQDAIQKQLDFELVWHDPEGKHKRRIYTRRDMDFLDESRWPECFDWLHQRLEALDRCFRPLVKNLNTD